In Actinomycetota bacterium, the sequence TGGTCGCGGGCTCGGTGGTGGTCTGCCGCGCGATGGTCGTCGAGGACGCGGACGAGGTGGTGGACGCGATGGTCGTCGAGGTGGTGGTCGCGTCGAGCCCATACGGGATGTCTGCCGAGTCGATCTGCTGGAAGTCGCTCTCGCCCGGCACCCCACAAGCCGTGACGAGCGCGAGCACGACGGCCGCGGCGGCGCCGACGGCGAGCCGACTCCGCGATCCAGGGGCGCTCATCGACGGCTCCCCGGGAAGCGCACCACGAACCGGGCACCGCCGCCGGAGCGGTCTTCCACCCACGCGTCGCCGCCGTGGGAGCGGGCGTGCTCGCGCACGAGGGCCAGGCCGAGACCCGTGCCGCCGGCCCGGCTCCGTCCTGCGGTGCCGCGCGCGAAGCGCTCGAAGATGTGCGCCTTCTCGCTCGCGGAGACCCCTGGTCCGGCGTCTTCCACGGCGAGCAGGATGCTGCCGTCGGGCGCGCCGTCGATCGTCACCGCTACCGGGCCGCCGGCGTGCAGCCGGGCATTGTCGAGCAGGTTGGCCACGATCCGCTCCAGACGCCGCTTGTCGACCATCACCGAGCGGTCACCCTCGTGGCCGACGAGCACCGGCACCCCGGCGAAGCCGTGGCGGCGCGCGATGCGCTCGACCACGTCGGCGATGGCCAGCTCCTCGCGGTGGAGGTCGCCGGCACCGACGTCGAGACGGGACAGCTCGAGCAGGTCCATCACCATGGCGTCGAAGCGTCGCACCTGACTGACGACTACGTCGAGGGCCTGCTGGCTGCGCTCGGGGAGGTCGGCGCGGCGCGCGTCGAGCACCTCGACCGCCGCTGTCAGCGCGGTGATCGGCGAGCGCAGCTCGTGGCTGACGTCGGACGCGAACCGGGTCTCCCGCTCGATGCGGGCCTGCACCGTGTCGGCCATGTCGTTGAACGAGTGGGCGAGGCGCTCGAGGTCGGGATCGGCCTCTGGCTCCATCCGGGTGTCGAGCCCGCCCGAGGCGATGTCGCTCGCCGCATCGGCGACGCGGGTCAGCGGGCGCAGCAGGCGCCGGCTCACCCACCACCCGAGCCCTGCGGCGAGCAGGGTGGTGATGGCGGTCCCGAGCGCCAGCGTAGAACCGATGAGCCGCAGCGTTCGCTGCTCGCTGCTCATCGGGAACGCCTCGAAGTAGTTGGCGTCGATCTCGGCGATGCTCACCCCGATGCCGACGAACGGCTCTCCGTCGAGCGTGAAGCGCTGCGAGCCGGTGCGCCCGGAGATGGTCGCGTTGACGAGCTGGTCCGGGAACGCCGTCTGGGTGAACCTCAGATCCTGGGAGTAGAAGAGGTCCTCCGGCTCGAGGTGAAGCACGGCGAATCCTCCCGGCTCCGTGCGCACCCCGCTGACCAGCTCGAACGCCTCGCCGCGGCGGTTCTTCAGCTGCGTGCGGATGAGCTGCGCGTTGTTGAAGGCCTGCCGCTCGGCAACTTCGTCGCGGCGATCCAGCAAGTACGCGCGAGCGACCAGGTAGCTGACCACGCTCAGCCCGACCGCGGCGACGAGCCCGGAGAGCAAGAACAGCAGCGTGACGCGCGTGCGCAAGCGGAGGGAGCGACGCTGGCGACGGGCGGGCACTGCGCCATCCTGTCATCGCCGAAGGCGGGCGGGAGGCGCAAGAGGGAGGGTTCACACGCTGGCCGGTGGGGCACCAGGGGGAGGAAGGTACCCCACCGGGGCAGCGTGAACACCGCCATCCTGGTCACCGTCTGTGACAGCCCCTTGCGCGCTGTGCGCGATTTCTGTAACAACTGCGTGGCGGTGACGGCGAGGCAGAATGGCCTGACCGTGCACGACCTGCTGTTCATCGAAGACGACGACCCGATCAGGCTCGCCCTGCGCCTGGCGTTGGAGGACGAGGGCTACTCCGTGCGGGAGGCGCCCGACGGCCTGAGCGGCCTGGCCGCCTTCGCCACCGCCGAGCCCGACCTGGTGCTGCTCGACCTGCGCCTTCCGGACCTGAGCGGGTTCGAGGTGTGCCGGTCGATCCGGGCATCGAGCATCGTGCCGATCATCATCGTCACGGCGCAGACCGACACCCACGACCTCGTCGCCGGGCTCGAAGCGGGTGCCGACGACTACGTGACCAAACCGGTCGTCCCGAAAGAGCTCGCCGCCCGGATCAGGGCGCACTTGCGCCGGGTGCAGCTGCACTCGGAGATCCCGACGACGGGCCGCGCCGAACGCTTCGGCGACGTGGAGCTGCGCCGCGACCAGGCCATCGTCGTGAAGGCGGGGCGTGAGCTGGCGTTGACGAAGACGGAGTACCGGCTGATGTGCGAGTTCGCCGACCATCCGAACATGGTGCTGTCCAGGGATCAGCTCCTGGAGCGGGTGTGGGGCTACGACTACCTCGGCGACAGCAGGCTCGTCGACGCCCACGTTCGCCGCCTGCGGGTGAAGGTGGAGGATCAGCCCGACGACCCCCGCCTGATCGTGACCGTGCGCGGCATCGGCTACCGCCTGATCAGCTGAGCTCGGTGGCCCGACCCGCTCGCGGCGGCCAGCGCGGGGACCGCTTCTCGACGAAGGCGGTGATCCCCTCGGCGGCCTCGGCCCCGCCGAACAGGGCCTCCGAGAGGGCCTGCATCCGGCTGAAGGCCTCGTCCAGCGGAAGCCCGGGGACCTCGTGCAGCAGCCGCTTGGTCGCCGCCGTGGCCGCCGGGGCGCTGGAGACGAT encodes:
- a CDS encoding HAMP domain-containing histidine kinase, which encodes MPARRQRRSLRLRTRVTLLFLLSGLVAAVGLSVVSYLVARAYLLDRRDEVAERQAFNNAQLIRTQLKNRRGEAFELVSGVRTEPGGFAVLHLEPEDLFYSQDLRFTQTAFPDQLVNATISGRTGSQRFTLDGEPFVGIGVSIAEIDANYFEAFPMSSEQRTLRLIGSTLALGTAITTLLAAGLGWWVSRRLLRPLTRVADAASDIASGGLDTRMEPEADPDLERLAHSFNDMADTVQARIERETRFASDVSHELRSPITALTAAVEVLDARRADLPERSQQALDVVVSQVRRFDAMVMDLLELSRLDVGAGDLHREELAIADVVERIARRHGFAGVPVLVGHEGDRSVMVDKRRLERIVANLLDNARLHAGGPVAVTIDGAPDGSILLAVEDAGPGVSASEKAHIFERFARGTAGRSRAGGTGLGLALVREHARSHGGDAWVEDRSGGGARFVVRFPGSRR
- a CDS encoding response regulator transcription factor — its product is MHDLLFIEDDDPIRLALRLALEDEGYSVREAPDGLSGLAAFATAEPDLVLLDLRLPDLSGFEVCRSIRASSIVPIIIVTAQTDTHDLVAGLEAGADDYVTKPVVPKELAARIRAHLRRVQLHSEIPTTGRAERFGDVELRRDQAIVVKAGRELALTKTEYRLMCEFADHPNMVLSRDQLLERVWGYDYLGDSRLVDAHVRRLRVKVEDQPDDPRLIVTVRGIGYRLIS